In Leptospira ellinghausenii, the following proteins share a genomic window:
- a CDS encoding APC family permease, with amino-acid sequence MELKRSLNTFDSISVLFSSMVGSGIFFTSGYLIKETGNLWIVLLCWIIGGLLALSGSITYAYAARLLPFAGGDYVYLKVAYSPAIAFMSGWSSLLTNFSACVSVLALAFGKYVQILFPELPYFESPTYTLLGLDLQVSSLTLIGILPILFFSGLNYFGIKSAVRVQNVFAVLKITGLLLFLALGFSIGSTHWNYLLNSPFPNVLELSFYSKVLIGIVPVSFSYLGWNMITYIAEEVKNPEKTIVRSAITACFLVAGLYFAINLLFVISAPIDELAGQDGIGAIAFQKLFGVNYSILTTSFIAWVILGSMSAILIGGSRVYFAMARDGVFLPSFSKVHPKWHSPYVSIFFQGFVAILFLFVKEIEALLYMITCSILILSCLTAATPFRFEKMGMKSDYKIPLYPLPIFLYIFANIAVMVILFVEKPITATWGLMITLIALPVYYLFRLDKKQIQSQ; translated from the coding sequence TTCTGGGTATTTAATCAAAGAAACAGGAAACCTTTGGATTGTCCTACTATGTTGGATCATCGGTGGTCTACTTGCTTTATCTGGATCCATCACCTATGCTTATGCGGCAAGACTCCTTCCTTTTGCGGGAGGAGACTATGTATACTTAAAAGTTGCCTATTCTCCTGCCATCGCTTTTATGAGTGGTTGGTCATCCCTACTCACTAATTTTTCTGCCTGTGTTTCTGTTCTTGCTTTAGCCTTTGGTAAGTATGTACAAATTTTATTCCCCGAACTGCCCTACTTTGAATCACCTACTTATACACTGTTAGGTCTTGATTTACAAGTGAGTTCCCTTACCCTCATTGGAATTTTACCCATTCTCTTTTTTAGTGGATTGAATTATTTTGGAATTAAGTCTGCAGTTCGCGTACAAAATGTATTTGCTGTTTTAAAAATTACAGGACTGCTTTTATTTTTGGCACTTGGGTTCTCCATTGGTTCCACTCATTGGAATTACCTTCTTAACTCTCCATTCCCTAACGTATTGGAACTTTCCTTTTATTCCAAAGTGCTCATCGGAATTGTGCCTGTGTCCTTTTCTTACCTTGGGTGGAATATGATCACGTACATTGCCGAAGAAGTGAAAAACCCTGAAAAAACAATTGTTCGTTCCGCGATCACTGCTTGTTTTCTTGTCGCAGGACTTTATTTTGCAATCAATTTACTCTTTGTGATCTCAGCACCTATCGATGAATTGGCGGGCCAAGACGGGATTGGTGCTATCGCTTTTCAAAAGTTATTTGGAGTTAATTATTCGATATTAACTACAAGTTTTATTGCATGGGTGATTTTAGGATCAATGTCTGCGATCCTCATTGGAGGAAGCAGGGTTTATTTTGCCATGGCAAGGGATGGAGTGTTTTTACCTTCGTTTTCTAAAGTCCATCCCAAATGGCATAGCCCTTACGTATCGATTTTCTTTCAGGGTTTTGTTGCGATTCTCTTTTTGTTTGTAAAAGAAATTGAAGCCCTGCTTTATATGATCACCTGTTCGATACTTATACTGTCTTGCCTCACAGCAGCTACGCCATTTCGATTTGAAAAGATGGGAATGAAATCCGATTATAAAATTCCTCTATACCCACTTCCAATCTTTTTGTATATCTTTGCCAACATTGCTGTGATGGTGATTTTATTTGTCGAAAAACCAATCACTGCTACTTGGGGACTAATGATCACACTGATCGCCCTTCCTGTG